One segment of Nostoc flagelliforme CCNUN1 DNA contains the following:
- a CDS encoding type II toxin-antitoxin system RelE/ParE family toxin, whose translation MRLLVLTPKFQRAFRKFVKRNAELQQRIEDTLQQMEADVFAPALGTHKLSGKLDSLQSCSCGYDCRVVFSIEYRNE comes from the coding sequence ATGAGACTTCTGGTTTTGACCCCAAAATTCCAACGAGCGTTCCGTAAGTTTGTGAAGCGAAATGCTGAACTCCAGCAACGCATTGAAGACACTCTTCAACAAATGGAAGCCGACGTATTTGCTCCAGCCTTGGGCACTCACAAACTGAGCGGCAAACTCGATAGTCTTCAGTCCTGCTCTTGCGGCTATGATTGTCGTGTTGTCTTCTCTATTGAATATAGAAACGAATAG
- the panD gene encoding aspartate 1-decarboxylase — translation MQRTLLLAKIHNCTLTGANINYVGSISIDEMLLEKAGILPYEQVQVVNNANGQRFITYAIPAPAHSGIIELNGGAARLGILGDRLIIMTYGQFTLEELKSYSPTVVIVDEKNRLLEVRHYDDLLSKV, via the coding sequence ATGCAGCGCACTCTCCTTTTGGCAAAAATTCATAACTGCACCCTCACGGGGGCGAATATCAACTATGTGGGTAGTATCAGCATCGATGAAATGCTTTTGGAAAAAGCTGGCATCTTACCCTATGAGCAGGTGCAAGTAGTTAATAATGCCAACGGTCAGCGTTTTATTACTTATGCGATCCCGGCTCCAGCCCATTCAGGAATAATTGAGCTAAATGGGGGTGCGGCACGTCTAGGCATTCTTGGCGATCGCTTGATTATAATGACTTACGGGCAGTTCACTTTAGAAGAGTTAAAAAGTTACTCTCCTACGGTAGTCATTGTGGACGAAAAAAACAGGTTGTTGGAAGTGCGGCACTACGATGACCTGCTCAGTAAGGTCTAA
- a CDS encoding MBL fold metallo-hydrolase, whose amino-acid sequence MSNFELSDSQSYIPEKSSNLPSSPAGEFIVQFWGVRGLIPTPSSNTNRYGGNTACVEMHVAGKRLIFDGGTGLRILGKTWQELQQPLEAHLFFTNCQSNRIQGFPFFAPAFIVENCFHIYGTAASNGASIKQCLYDQMLQPHFPYPLQVMQSELQFYNLTPDSEVKLDDVTITTALINQTQRSVGYRVTWQEYSVAYVTDLHQNADQVERERILQFIKGVDLLIANATYTPPTSHNHDSADLLWQAAVNAALSAGVKRLAISHHHPDDHDDFLEQVQVDIKSAFPQAILAHEGLVLVVGK is encoded by the coding sequence ATGTCAAATTTTGAGTTGTCGGATTCCCAGAGCTACATACCTGAAAAGTCATCTAACCTGCCAAGTAGCCCAGCAGGTGAATTTATCGTGCAATTCTGGGGTGTAAGAGGTTTGATTCCCACTCCAAGTAGCAATACCAATCGTTATGGTGGTAATACCGCTTGTGTAGAAATGCATGTAGCTGGGAAACGCTTGATTTTTGATGGCGGTACTGGTTTACGCATACTGGGTAAAACTTGGCAAGAACTGCAACAGCCACTAGAAGCCCATTTATTTTTTACCAACTGCCAATCAAACAGAATTCAAGGGTTTCCCTTTTTTGCTCCAGCATTTATTGTGGAAAATTGTTTTCACATTTACGGCACAGCTGCATCAAATGGAGCCTCAATCAAACAATGTCTGTACGATCAGATGCTCCAGCCCCACTTTCCTTACCCTTTACAGGTAATGCAGTCGGAATTGCAGTTCTACAATCTTACTCCAGACAGTGAGGTGAAGCTAGATGATGTCACCATTACAACTGCATTAATTAATCAAACTCAGCGGTCAGTTGGCTACCGAGTCACTTGGCAAGAGTATAGTGTTGCCTACGTCACGGATTTGCACCAGAATGCTGATCAAGTGGAGCGAGAGCGAATTTTACAGTTCATTAAAGGCGTTGACTTGCTGATTGCCAATGCCACTTACACTCCTCCTACGTCTCATAACCATGACTCTGCTGATTTACTCTGGCAAGCTGCGGTGAATGCAGCTCTTTCTGCTGGCGTTAAACGGCTAGCTATTTCTCATCATCACCCAGATGACCATGATGATTTTCTTGAGCAAGTTCAAGTCGATATTAAATCTGCCTTTCCTCAAGCAATACTAGCCCATGAAGGTCTAGTATTAGTTGTTGGTAAGTGA
- a CDS encoding inorganic diphosphatase — protein MDLSRIPAQPKPGLINVLIEITGKSKNKYEYDKELEAFALDRVLYSSVQYPYDYGFVPNTLADDGDPLDGMVIIDEPTFPGCVIAARPIGFLEMIDGGDRDEKILCVPDKDPRYTQVKSLNDLAPHRLDEIAEFFRSYKNLEKKVTEILGWQDVDKVAALVEKSVKAYRG, from the coding sequence GTGGACTTATCTCGTATTCCTGCCCAACCGAAACCTGGACTAATCAACGTTCTGATTGAAATTACTGGCAAAAGTAAAAATAAATACGAATACGACAAGGAACTAGAAGCTTTTGCTCTAGACCGAGTACTTTATTCCTCGGTACAATATCCTTATGACTACGGCTTTGTACCCAATACTTTGGCTGATGATGGCGATCCCTTAGATGGCATGGTCATAATTGACGAGCCGACCTTTCCAGGCTGTGTGATTGCCGCACGACCGATTGGCTTTTTGGAGATGATTGACGGTGGCGATCGCGATGAAAAAATCCTTTGTGTTCCTGACAAAGATCCGCGCTACACTCAGGTCAAATCCCTAAATGACTTAGCGCCACACCGCTTAGATGAAATTGCCGAATTTTTCCGTAGTTATAAAAATTTGGAAAAAAAGGTGACTGAAATTCTCGGTTGGCAAGATGTGGACAAAGTTGCAGCTTTAGTAGAAAAATCCGTCAAAGCTTATAGAGGATAA
- a CDS encoding HhoA/HhoB/HtrA family serine endopeptidase, with product MRFLKLPRSLRQLSTHVLAIALGVLLTVSTLQVLPSQAEPAPPVTVGDTSQLIAQRQSPATAAIGSTSFVTAAVNRVGAAVVRIDTERTITRRVDPFMEDPFFRRFFGEGFSQQIPSEQLRGVGSGFILDKSGLVLTNAHVVDKADKVTVRLKDGRTFEGKVQGIDEVTDLAVVKINAGNDLPVAPLGSSSNVQVGDWAIAVGNPLGFDNTVTLGIVSTLKRSSAQVGISDKRLDFIQTDAAINPGNSGGPLLNGQGEVIGINTAIRPDAMGIGFAIPIDKAKAIAAQLQRDGKVAHPYLGVQMLTLTPELAKQNNTDPNSPIQIPEINGVFVMRVVPNSPAASAGIRRGDVILQVDGKAITSAEQLQNVVEDSRLGQVLQVKVQRGNQTQQLSVRTAELQNAS from the coding sequence ATGCGATTTCTCAAATTACCCAGGTCTTTACGCCAACTCAGTACTCATGTTTTAGCGATCGCGCTAGGAGTTCTGCTAACCGTTAGCACATTGCAAGTATTGCCCTCCCAAGCCGAACCAGCACCCCCAGTAACTGTTGGAGATACTTCACAACTGATTGCCCAACGGCAATCACCAGCTACTGCTGCGATCGGTAGCACTAGTTTTGTCACAGCAGCAGTGAATCGTGTTGGCGCCGCAGTTGTCAGAATTGATACTGAGCGCACAATTACTCGTCGCGTTGATCCATTTATGGAAGACCCCTTTTTCCGTCGGTTTTTTGGTGAAGGTTTCTCCCAACAGATCCCTTCTGAGCAGTTACGCGGTGTAGGCTCAGGTTTCATTCTTGACAAGAGCGGGTTAGTTCTAACTAATGCTCATGTGGTCGATAAGGCTGATAAAGTAACAGTCCGGCTCAAAGATGGTCGCACCTTTGAAGGGAAAGTTCAAGGTATTGATGAAGTCACAGATTTGGCAGTAGTCAAAATTAATGCTGGTAACGATTTACCAGTAGCGCCCTTGGGTTCTTCTAGTAATGTCCAAGTAGGAGACTGGGCGATCGCAGTTGGTAATCCTTTGGGATTTGATAACACCGTTACCTTGGGAATTGTCAGTACCCTCAAACGTTCCAGCGCCCAAGTCGGCATTAGTGACAAACGCTTGGATTTCATTCAAACAGACGCTGCCATTAACCCTGGTAACTCTGGGGGGCCACTATTGAATGGCCAAGGTGAAGTGATTGGCATTAACACAGCCATTCGTCCTGACGCGATGGGTATTGGGTTTGCAATTCCTATTGATAAAGCTAAAGCGATCGCCGCGCAACTGCAACGTGATGGCAAAGTTGCTCACCCCTATCTAGGTGTGCAAATGCTAACTTTGACACCCGAACTTGCCAAGCAAAATAACACCGATCCCAACTCTCCTATTCAGATACCAGAAATTAATGGTGTTTTTGTCATGCGAGTTGTCCCCAATTCTCCAGCCGCATCTGCGGGTATCCGGCGCGGGGATGTAATTCTTCAAGTTGATGGTAAAGCTATTACTAGTGCTGAACAATTACAGAACGTTGTGGAAGACAGTCGTCTTGGTCAAGTATTACAGGTGAAAGTGCAACGAGGTAATCAGACACAGCAGCTTTCAGTCCGCACAGCCGAGTTGCAAAATGCTTCGTAG
- a CDS encoding pentapeptide repeat-containing protein, whose translation MSTYLSQVWQLLRNYVRDIRLEEMPKTTSVKTEAVLPLGKSIKEPYKSVKFAQDNLQEDLWSQRLQESLEKWTIPKSGLTYKIGDGASDTLPSGFCFRVCDRQMHEEIYDLLGNGALKPEIVNQLMELVVTGQKIRPELLFWRLEDFYHRWCQGEFIDGTPDDNLPQKTMLKLAAQNIAIGLRQVDIYTGLNVLILLLELHRYAQERDQLKQKITFYPSAQPDTDNFFTSQLLRIINYSDALEIGNFSSIVGQFLKGGNFKGAYLGDANLTGADFRGANLSGANLGDANLTGVNFSGANLSGANLGDANLSGANLSGANLSGADLGSTNLSGANLNCANLSRADLNRADLSSTNLNRADLNRADLNRSDLSSANFSHADLSNAILFGANLSEANLRSANLNHADLCRADLSGADLSHAILNGTNLSDTILFSTNLSDAILIAADLSYAKLNGAKLNDARLNGAMFLGADLSGVDLSRVILNEADLSGVILSEADLSGADLTDAILFGTDFSYANLNSANLSGSNLSGAILNGADLSHSNLSYAILGGADLSDANMEEMTWGKKQQWEGVRGLETAVNVPEALKEELGLN comes from the coding sequence ATGTCAACATATTTATCTCAAGTTTGGCAACTGCTGAGAAATTATGTGAGGGATATAAGGTTAGAAGAGATGCCAAAGACCACATCTGTGAAAACCGAAGCAGTTTTACCTCTAGGAAAAAGTATTAAAGAACCTTATAAAAGCGTTAAATTTGCTCAAGATAATTTACAGGAAGATTTATGGTCTCAAAGGCTGCAAGAAAGCTTAGAAAAATGGACAATACCAAAGAGCGGTTTGACTTATAAGATCGGCGATGGGGCATCAGACACACTACCTTCTGGGTTCTGCTTTAGAGTGTGCGATCGCCAGATGCATGAAGAGATTTATGATTTACTGGGCAATGGGGCGCTGAAACCAGAAATAGTCAACCAACTAATGGAATTGGTTGTGACTGGTCAAAAAATTCGCCCAGAACTGCTTTTTTGGCGGTTAGAAGATTTTTATCATCGCTGGTGTCAGGGAGAATTTATCGATGGGACACCAGATGATAACCTACCTCAGAAAACAATGTTAAAGTTGGCGGCGCAAAATATTGCGATCGGGCTGAGACAGGTTGACATATATACAGGGCTAAACGTACTAATTTTACTGTTAGAGTTACACCGCTACGCCCAAGAGCGAGATCAACTCAAACAAAAAATCACCTTCTACCCATCTGCTCAACCAGATACAGACAATTTTTTCACATCCCAACTGCTGCGGATCATCAACTATAGCGATGCCCTGGAAATTGGCAATTTTAGCAGTATAGTTGGGCAATTTCTCAAAGGCGGCAACTTTAAGGGCGCTTACTTAGGCGATGCCAACCTCACTGGGGCAGACTTTAGGGGTGCTAACCTTAGCGGTGCTAACCTCGGCGATGCCAACTTAACTGGCGTAAACTTCAGTGGTGCTAACCTTAGCGGTGCTAACCTCGGCGATGCCAACCTCAGCGGTGCTAACCTCAGCGGTGCAAACCTCAGTGGTGCTGACCTCGGCAGTACCAACCTCAGCGGTGCAAACCTTAACTGTGCCAACCTTAGCCGCGCCGACCTCAACCGCGCCGACCTTAGCAGCACCAACCTCAACCGCGCCGACCTCAACCGCGCTGACCTCAACCGCAGCGACCTCAGCAGCGCTAACTTTAGCCATGCCGACCTAAGTAACGCCATCCTTTTCGGTGCAAATCTGAGTGAAGCCAACCTCCGCAGCGCCAACCTTAACCATGCCGACCTCTGTCGTGCCGACCTCAGTGGTGCTGATTTGAGTCACGCCATCCTTAACGGTACTAACCTTAGTGACACAATTCTTTTCAGTACCAACCTTAGTGATGCCATCCTCATCGCTGCTGACCTCAGCTATGCCAAACTTAATGGTGCCAAGCTTAACGACGCCAGACTCAACGGTGCAATGTTCTTAGGCGCAGACCTCAGTGGTGTAGACCTGAGTCGGGTAATCCTCAACGAAGCCGACCTCAGTGGGGTGATTCTTAGCGAAGCCGACCTCAGTGGTGCCGACCTCACCGACGCTATCCTTTTCGGTACAGACTTCAGCTATGCCAACCTTAACAGTGCTAACCTCAGTGGCAGTAACCTCAGTGGTGCTATCCTCAATGGTGCGGATCTTAGCCACAGTAACCTTAGCTACGCTATTCTGGGTGGTGCTGACCTTAGCGACGCCAATATGGAAGAAATGACCTGGGGTAAAAAGCAGCAGTGGGAAGGTGTGCGGGGATTAGAAACAGCAGTTAATGTGCCGGAGGCGTTAAAAGAAGAACTGGGATTGAATTGA
- a CDS encoding LOG family protein: MTSSASFDTLESLQADIAELIARLPTLKNRQFIQQALATIVRLADTEIERLDWKILSAALADMERGFQLFYDYRHVRKVTIFGSARLAPDTPDYQMALEFGRAVSQLGFMVMTGGGGGIMQAGHEGAGRENSFGLNIQLPFEQEANPFIEGDPKLVHFKYFFTRKLFLLKESDAVALFPGGFGTQDEAFECMTLSQTGKFGPVPLVLIDHPGGDYWRSWSEYIDKQLVQNGLVSPDDPSLYTVTDNVNVACDAITRFYQVYHSCRYVSNKLVIRLKTDISDAQVEQLNANFSDIIIQGRIEKSQALPQEAQDETVELPRLVLYFNQRDLGRLYQMIATINRMGTPSPEDAAHPERK; encoded by the coding sequence ATGACCTCATCTGCGTCGTTTGACACATTAGAGTCTTTACAGGCGGATATCGCTGAATTGATCGCTCGCTTACCGACATTAAAAAATCGGCAATTTATTCAGCAAGCACTTGCTACTATTGTTCGTCTAGCTGATACCGAAATTGAGCGTCTCGATTGGAAAATCTTGTCGGCTGCATTAGCAGATATGGAGCGCGGTTTCCAGCTTTTCTATGATTATCGGCATGTTCGCAAAGTCACCATCTTTGGTTCTGCTCGTCTAGCGCCAGATACACCAGATTACCAAATGGCCCTTGAGTTTGGTCGTGCTGTTTCTCAATTAGGATTTATGGTGATGACCGGCGGTGGTGGTGGGATCATGCAGGCGGGTCACGAAGGAGCTGGGCGAGAAAATTCTTTTGGATTAAACATTCAGTTACCCTTTGAGCAGGAAGCGAACCCGTTTATAGAAGGTGATCCCAAGCTAGTTCACTTCAAATATTTCTTTACCCGCAAGCTGTTTCTCCTTAAAGAAAGTGATGCTGTAGCTTTGTTTCCGGGAGGCTTTGGCACTCAAGATGAAGCTTTTGAATGCATGACATTAAGCCAGACTGGTAAATTTGGCCCAGTACCTTTAGTTTTAATTGATCACCCTGGTGGCGATTACTGGCGGTCTTGGAGCGAATATATTGATAAGCAACTTGTACAAAATGGTCTTGTAAGTCCTGATGACCCCAGCCTTTACACGGTGACAGATAACGTGAATGTAGCTTGCGACGCTATCACCCGTTTTTACCAGGTTTATCACTCCTGTCGATATGTAAGCAATAAGTTAGTCATCCGTCTGAAGACAGATATATCAGATGCTCAGGTAGAGCAACTTAATGCTAATTTCAGCGACATTATTATTCAAGGACGGATTGAAAAAAGTCAGGCTTTACCTCAAGAAGCACAAGATGAAACTGTTGAACTACCCCGCCTCGTTTTGTACTTCAATCAACGCGACTTGGGGCGCTTGTATCAGATGATTGCCACAATTAACCGGATGGGTACTCCTTCACCAGAGGATGCAGCGCATCCAGAAAGAAAGTAA
- a CDS encoding D-alanyl-D-alanine carboxypeptidase, with translation MLELLGSGLVSLWLEMAGVQIKPLDALDALTWQSSPGLVLAPDPNPTGATTVQEYLKQLITSKLIAQNLAQSQGIWMQSGPMLMANHQGTTPLPAASLTKIATSLVALKTWGPDYQFDTLVSATGPLVNGVVQGDLVITGNGDPMFVWEEAIALGNTLNKMGIKQVKGNLLITGNFAMNFQRQPMLAGLMLKQTLNRATWGRPAIYTHSIMPKGTPKPQVVIAGAVKFEAQPNPRQTLLLRHRSLPLKQLIKEMNVYSNNDMAEMLADSVGGATVVQSTAAHLARVPQVEIQLINGSGLGPENRISPRAACAMLMAIQGEASAHQLNLADLFPMSGFDHRGTLHSRHIPLATVIKTGTLRDVSALAGVMPTRDRGLVWFAIINRGTNVWGLRTGQDQLLQSVVKQLQLPPTVPVALTPHSAINSLPQLGAANRNEILFKS, from the coding sequence ATGCTGGAATTATTGGGTTCAGGTTTAGTATCGCTCTGGCTAGAGATGGCCGGGGTACAAATTAAACCTCTAGATGCCTTAGACGCTTTGACTTGGCAAAGTAGCCCTGGCTTGGTTCTTGCGCCTGATCCTAATCCAACTGGGGCTACTACGGTGCAGGAATATCTGAAACAGCTAATAACATCGAAACTGATAGCGCAAAATCTGGCCCAGAGTCAGGGAATTTGGATGCAGTCGGGGCCGATGCTGATGGCAAATCACCAAGGTACGACACCTCTGCCAGCTGCCTCTTTAACCAAAATTGCTACTTCATTAGTTGCTTTGAAAACTTGGGGGCCAGACTACCAATTTGATACCTTAGTCAGTGCTACTGGGCCATTGGTAAATGGGGTTGTGCAGGGCGATTTGGTAATTACTGGTAATGGCGATCCGATGTTTGTTTGGGAAGAAGCGATCGCTCTTGGTAATACTCTCAATAAAATGGGTATCAAGCAGGTAAAGGGAAATTTGCTCATTACTGGCAATTTTGCCATGAATTTCCAACGTCAGCCGATGCTAGCAGGTCTGATGCTCAAGCAAACACTAAATCGTGCGACTTGGGGCCGTCCCGCTATTTATACACACTCAATCATGCCCAAGGGAACGCCCAAGCCTCAAGTTGTCATTGCTGGTGCGGTGAAATTTGAGGCGCAACCAAACCCTCGACAAACTTTGTTACTGCGTCATCGCTCATTGCCCTTGAAACAACTAATCAAGGAAATGAATGTTTACAGTAACAACGATATGGCAGAGATGCTGGCAGACTCAGTGGGAGGAGCCACTGTAGTGCAATCAACTGCTGCTCACCTTGCGAGAGTGCCACAAGTAGAAATTCAGTTAATCAATGGTTCTGGATTAGGGCCGGAAAATCGCATTTCTCCCAGAGCTGCTTGTGCCATGTTGATGGCTATTCAAGGTGAAGCATCTGCCCATCAACTGAATCTGGCTGACTTGTTCCCCATGTCTGGATTTGATCACCGGGGGACACTACACTCCAGACACATTCCCCTTGCTACTGTGATTAAAACTGGCACTCTGCGGGATGTGAGCGCTTTAGCGGGAGTGATGCCCACACGCGATCGCGGTTTGGTTTGGTTTGCTATTATCAACCGGGGGACAAATGTCTGGGGTTTGCGGACTGGACAAGATCAACTGTTGCAAAGTGTTGTAAAACAATTACAACTACCTCCAACCGTTCCTGTTGCCCTGACTCCCCACTCAGCCATCAACTCTTTACCCCAGCTAGGTGCAGCTAATCGGAATGAAATTTTATTCAAAAGTTAG